In a single window of the Ignavibacteriales bacterium genome:
- a CDS encoding GNAT family protein — translation MRIIKFLEGKQIYLRPLKENDLELVEFGKNNPDVRETLFLFAPMTTEQVKAELNQWSSSKEIMLFTICRQQDDVAVGQTALVRIDYVSRAAVFYVAIYDPQFWSKGYGSEATRMMLKFSFDILNLNRVQLHVCVDNTKGVAAYKKAGFKVEGTLRKAMYHKNKYIDFYVMGILREEFYKRKK, via the coding sequence ATGCGCATTATAAAATTTTTGGAAGGAAAACAAATTTACCTTCGCCCTTTAAAGGAAAATGATTTGGAATTGGTTGAATTCGGTAAAAATAACCCGGATGTTAGAGAAACACTTTTTCTTTTTGCTCCGATGACAACTGAGCAGGTGAAAGCGGAATTAAACCAATGGTCAAGCAGTAAAGAAATTATGCTTTTCACTATTTGCCGCCAGCAAGATGACGTTGCCGTTGGACAAACTGCATTAGTAAGAATTGACTATGTAAGTCGTGCGGCGGTTTTTTATGTCGCTATTTACGATCCACAATTTTGGTCTAAAGGATATGGAAGCGAAGCTACCAGGATGATGTTAAAATTTTCTTTCGATATTCTTAACCTTAATCGAGTTCAACTGCACGTTTGTGTAGATAATACAAAAGGAGTGGCTGCATATAAAAAGGCTGGATTCAAAGTGGAAGGAACATTAAGAAAAGCAATGTATCATAAAAACAAATACATAGATTTTTATGTAATGGGAATTTTGCGGGAAGAATTCTATAAAAGAAAAAAATAA
- a CDS encoding Sb-PDE family phosphodiesterase, translating to MNLLKNFYSKCGTIFIYTALFCSLTIAQTNERKEIKIPDISGYLTLKCDFHSHTVFSDGDIWPDLRVEEAWAEGLDAIAITDHIEYQPHKKDMVRNLNRSYEIASEYADKFNIIVIKGSEITRKMPPGHLNALFLKDSNPLDTADFRVAIKSAKDQGAFVQWNHPFWQGTIFPKKEGKVDWFPEHQEFYDNGWLNGIEVVNERDYYPDVFRWCLEKNLTMLGNSDIHSPSAYFYNLPKGDHRPFTLVFAKERTAEGIKEALIEHRTAVFFSDTLLGKEEFLKPIFKKSIEIITPKIETLKGKAFYIQIANNSDIPFKLTSAESNNDFEFEQSIALPAQRVVRLYVKPKSKDLVGKKNLVLPYKIKNLLISPTENLTAEINCEVEIKEK from the coding sequence ATGAATTTATTAAAAAATTTTTATTCGAAATGTGGAACCATCTTTATTTACACTGCCTTGTTTTGCTCTCTAACCATAGCCCAGACTAACGAAAGAAAGGAAATTAAAATTCCAGACATCTCCGGCTATTTAACGCTCAAATGCGATTTTCACAGTCACACAGTTTTTTCTGATGGCGACATTTGGCCCGATTTACGAGTTGAGGAAGCGTGGGCTGAAGGTTTAGATGCAATTGCTATAACGGATCATATCGAATATCAACCGCACAAAAAAGATATGGTTAGAAATCTGAATAGATCTTACGAAATCGCTTCGGAGTATGCTGATAAATTTAACATCATTGTAATAAAAGGATCCGAGATTACCAGGAAAATGCCACCAGGACATTTAAATGCACTTTTCTTAAAAGATTCAAATCCGTTAGACACCGCTGACTTTAGAGTTGCAATTAAATCGGCAAAGGATCAAGGTGCATTTGTTCAATGGAACCATCCATTCTGGCAGGGAACAATTTTTCCAAAGAAAGAGGGAAAGGTTGATTGGTTTCCAGAACATCAAGAGTTTTATGATAACGGCTGGCTAAATGGAATTGAAGTTGTAAATGAACGTGATTATTATCCAGATGTTTTTAGGTGGTGCTTAGAAAAGAACTTAACAATGCTTGGCAATTCGGATATTCATTCACCAAGCGCATATTTCTATAATTTACCCAAGGGAGATCATCGTCCGTTCACTTTAGTTTTTGCTAAAGAAAGAACCGCCGAAGGAATTAAGGAAGCGTTGATAGAACATCGCACTGCGGTTTTTTTTAGCGATACGTTGTTGGGAAAGGAAGAATTTTTAAAACCAATTTTCAAGAAATCTATTGAGATAATAACACCCAAAATTGAAACCTTAAAAGGAAAAGCATTTTACATTCAAATTGCTAACAACTCAGATATTCCATTTAAATTAACTTCCGCAGAAAGCAATAACGATTTTGAATTTGAGCAATCAATTGCTCTTCCAGCTCAGCGGGTTGTTCGGTTATATGTAAAACCAAAATCTAAAGACCTTGTTGGAAAGAAAAACTTAGTGCTTCCATATAAAATTAAAAACCTGCTTATATCTCCAACTGAAAATTTAACAGCAGAAATTAATTGTGAGGTTGAAATAAAAGAAAAATAG